The following coding sequences lie in one Peribacillus frigoritolerans genomic window:
- a CDS encoding terminase small subunit has product MKVEHNRVDLKLSEIEMKFCHAYVANMRNTSETARQINISRPTLNKWLKKPHIQEYLNVLGEAGIAESILTFDEAMQILTGIARGTITEEVINFKSGKIEKTIPNTISKKQAVELYLKATGQLVQRIDITSDYDRPKPNVNDLTTIDMATKKIAPPIDAEFEEIDTGDLN; this is encoded by the coding sequence ATGAAGGTAGAACACAACAGGGTAGATTTAAAACTATCTGAAATAGAAATGAAGTTTTGTCATGCTTATGTAGCAAATATGAGAAACACATCAGAAACGGCTAGACAGATTAATATTAGCAGACCTACTTTAAATAAATGGTTGAAGAAACCGCATATTCAAGAATATTTAAATGTGTTAGGTGAAGCAGGTATTGCAGAATCTATTCTAACCTTTGATGAAGCAATGCAGATTCTAACGGGTATAGCTAGGGGAACTATTACAGAAGAAGTAATAAACTTTAAATCAGGTAAGATTGAAAAGACAATCCCCAATACTATTTCTAAGAAGCAAGCCGTTGAACTGTATCTAAAAGCTACTGGACAGCTTGTACAGCGTATTGATATTACATCAGACTATGATAGACCTAAACCTAATGTAAATGACCTTACAACAATAGATATGGCTACTAAGAAGATTGCACCTCCTATTGATGCAGAGTTTGAAGAAATTGATACGGGTGATTTAAATTGA
- the floA gene encoding flotillin-like protein FloA (flotillin-like protein involved in membrane lipid rafts), which yields MFIVLAVIAAIIVLAVFFTFVPVMLWISALAAGVKISIFTLVGMRLRRVIPSRVVNPLIKAHKAGINVSTNQLESHYLAGGNVDRVVNALIAAERANITLPFERGAAIDLAGRDVLEAVQMSVNPKVIETPFISGVAMNGIEVKAKARITVRANIERLVGGAGEETIIARVGEGIVSTIGASKMHTDVLEHPDLISRTVLSKGLDSGTAFEILSIDIAEVDIGKNIGAILQTDQAEADKKIAQAKAEERRAMAVALEQEMVARVQEMRAKVVQSEAEVPLAMADALKSGNLGVMDYMNIQNITADTDMRDSISKISENPKDNNNNQNNN from the coding sequence ATATTTATTGTACTGGCAGTGATTGCTGCTATCATCGTATTGGCAGTATTTTTCACATTCGTACCAGTAATGCTATGGATTTCCGCTTTAGCGGCAGGAGTCAAAATCAGTATATTTACGTTAGTTGGGATGAGGCTTCGCCGTGTTATACCAAGCAGGGTCGTCAACCCGCTTATCAAGGCCCATAAGGCTGGAATCAATGTTTCAACGAATCAATTGGAGAGCCATTACCTAGCAGGCGGTAATGTCGATCGAGTGGTGAATGCATTAATTGCTGCAGAACGAGCCAATATCACGTTACCTTTCGAACGGGGTGCAGCTATTGACCTTGCCGGCCGTGATGTACTGGAAGCCGTTCAAATGAGCGTTAACCCGAAAGTGATTGAAACGCCGTTCATCTCTGGTGTGGCGATGAATGGTATTGAAGTGAAAGCGAAGGCAAGGATTACGGTCCGAGCCAATATTGAACGCTTGGTCGGTGGTGCCGGTGAAGAGACGATCATTGCCCGTGTAGGGGAAGGGATCGTATCGACGATCGGTGCTTCGAAAATGCATACGGATGTACTGGAACATCCCGATTTGATTTCAAGAACGGTTTTATCAAAAGGGTTGGATTCAGGAACGGCATTCGAAATACTTTCCATTGATATCGCTGAAGTGGATATCGGTAAAAATATCGGGGCCATATTACAGACTGACCAAGCCGAAGCCGATAAGAAGATAGCCCAGGCAAAGGCCGAAGAACGCCGTGCGATGGCTGTTGCACTTGAACAGGAAATGGTTGCCCGTGTTCAGGAGATGAGAGCGAAGGTTGTTCAATCCGAAGCCGAAGTTCCGTTGGCCATGGCTGATGCACTGAAAAGCGGAAACCTTGGAGTGATGGATTATATGAATATCCAAAATATCACGGCTGATACGGATATGCGCGATTCCATCAGTAAAATATCCGAAAATCCAAAAGATAACAACAATAACCAAAATAATAATTAG
- a CDS encoding NfeD family protein, with product MWRYLSVLLFGLLFTMSSFGGSTVSANEKIVYHVPIEETVEKGLSAFLERALTTAEAADADLVVFEVNTPGGAVDAAGEIAKLLSDSPIKTVAYVNNRALSAGAYISLSADEIYMVPSATMGSAAVIDSTGNAAGKKAQSYWLAAMKTAAEQNGRDPIYAQAMADVDIDLPEYGAEKGKLLTFTAEQAKKAGYSEGTVSGKAELYSILGVEDADIRSIEESFPEKLARFLTNPIVVPILLTIAGIGIVMELFSPGFGIPGVIGITSLVLFFYGHLVAGITGYESLAMFIIGVILVLIEFFIPGGIIGLLGFTAIVGSLFLATGDPVHMTISLLIAVTVSILVFILLVKVFGKQMKFFRKMILTDATKTEQGYVSNPNRLDLLGVEGKALTDLRPSGTALVKEERVDVVTEGSFISKGSSIVIVKVEGSRVVVREIPDSN from the coding sequence ATTTGGCGTTATTTATCTGTACTCTTATTTGGATTGCTGTTCACCATGTCTTCTTTTGGGGGATCGACGGTATCTGCAAACGAGAAGATCGTTTACCATGTACCAATAGAAGAAACGGTGGAAAAGGGACTTTCGGCCTTTTTGGAACGCGCGCTTACCACTGCTGAAGCAGCTGATGCAGATCTTGTCGTTTTCGAGGTGAATACCCCTGGAGGCGCTGTTGATGCAGCAGGGGAAATTGCAAAGTTACTGTCCGATTCACCAATCAAGACAGTTGCCTATGTCAATAACAGGGCCTTATCTGCAGGGGCATACATTTCTCTAAGTGCAGATGAGATCTATATGGTTCCGAGTGCAACCATGGGATCTGCCGCTGTAATTGATTCAACAGGGAATGCTGCAGGTAAAAAAGCGCAATCTTATTGGCTAGCAGCCATGAAGACTGCTGCAGAACAAAATGGACGTGATCCCATATACGCCCAGGCGATGGCTGATGTAGACATCGATTTACCCGAATATGGAGCGGAAAAAGGAAAGTTGCTGACATTTACAGCCGAGCAGGCAAAAAAGGCTGGATATAGCGAAGGCACCGTCTCTGGGAAAGCGGAGCTGTATAGTATACTTGGCGTTGAGGATGCTGATATTCGGTCAATCGAAGAAAGCTTTCCTGAGAAACTTGCCCGCTTTTTGACCAACCCGATCGTCGTTCCCATTTTATTAACGATAGCGGGAATCGGAATTGTGATGGAATTGTTTTCACCCGGTTTTGGAATTCCGGGGGTCATTGGAATCACCAGTCTTGTTTTATTCTTCTATGGTCATCTTGTCGCCGGTATCACCGGATACGAATCGTTAGCGATGTTCATCATTGGGGTCATTCTCGTACTGATTGAATTTTTTATCCCTGGGGGGATTATCGGGCTGCTCGGATTTACAGCGATAGTGGGGAGTCTGTTCCTCGCGACAGGAGATCCGGTCCATATGACGATATCCTTGCTAATTGCGGTCACCGTATCCATTTTGGTATTCATCCTACTTGTAAAGGTGTTTGGAAAACAGATGAAATTTTTCAGGAAAATGATATTAACCGATGCAACAAAAACGGAACAAGGGTATGTCAGCAATCCGAATCGTTTGGATTTATTAGGTGTTGAAGGGAAGGCCCTTACAGATTTGAGGCCTTCAGGAACAGCTTTGGTCAAAGAAGAAAGAGTGGATGTCGTGACCGAAGGAAGCTTTATTTCCAAAGGTTCGTCAATCGTTATCGTGAAAGTTGAAGGATCAAGGGTAGTCGTCCGGGAAATTCCGGATTCAAATTAA
- a CDS encoding GatB/YqeY domain-containing protein, producing MSLLERLNNDMKQAMKNKEKDKLSVIRMLKASIQNEALKQRQDLTDDEELTVLSRELKQRKDSLQEFENAGRSDLVDKVRTELVYVEAYMPEQLSEEDISNIVKQTIEEVNATSKADMGRVMGALMPKVKGKADGSLVNKLVQQHLS from the coding sequence ATGAGTCTTCTCGAGCGTTTAAATAATGATATGAAACAAGCGATGAAGAACAAGGAAAAGGACAAACTATCTGTTATTCGGATGCTGAAGGCTTCCATTCAAAACGAAGCCTTGAAGCAGAGGCAAGATTTAACAGATGATGAAGAATTGACAGTGCTCTCTCGCGAATTAAAACAACGCAAAGACTCCCTCCAGGAGTTTGAAAACGCAGGTCGTTCAGATCTCGTGGATAAAGTCCGCACCGAACTAGTATACGTAGAGGCTTATATGCCTGAGCAACTTTCAGAAGAAGACATTTCTAATATCGTTAAACAAACGATTGAAGAAGTCAATGCAACATCCAAAGCAGATATGGGGCGAGTTATGGGAGCTTTAATGCCTAAAGTTAAAGGTAAAGCGGATGGTTCTCTAGTAAACAAATTAGTACAACAACATCTATCTTAA
- the rpsU gene encoding 30S ribosomal protein S21, translating to MSKTVVRKNESLEDALRRFKRTVSKAGSLQEARKREFYEKPSVKRKKKSEAARKRKF from the coding sequence ATGTCTAAAACCGTCGTTCGTAAAAACGAATCGCTTGAAGATGCTCTTCGTCGTTTCAAACGTACTGTATCTAAAGCAGGATCGCTTCAGGAAGCTAGGAAGCGTGAATTTTATGAAAAACCAAGCGTAAAACGTAAGAAAAAGTCTGAAGCTGCAAGAAAACGTAAATTCTAA
- a CDS encoding Na/Pi symporter: protein MHELFLFLLFIAIFLAGMSVLRIGLFNMSGAALKNFLSKVTDKPWKGFMAGTIFTGILQSSSAVMVMTVGLVSAGSLTFPQTIGIILGTNIGSTFTAEFMTFSLDRWIIPGVVSGAFLCFMPKALPRSIGMSLIGISAIFAAMSGFKMLSTPIAAYSSIQTLIHYIEGHMIYALLAGILLTALIHSSSATIGIAMSFLMNGELSVSSAIIIMLGSNIGTCITGYMASIGSGRQAAFTAYAHIWLNVIGVAAFLPFVDILESAAAFFTENKGTQLAHASVIFNILTSLAVLPCARQFSNLILLVHRQHLKK from the coding sequence ATGCATGAGCTATTTTTATTCCTATTATTCATTGCGATATTTTTGGCCGGTATGTCAGTTTTACGAATCGGACTGTTCAATATGTCCGGTGCAGCATTAAAAAATTTTCTCTCGAAAGTTACGGATAAGCCATGGAAAGGCTTCATGGCCGGAACCATCTTTACGGGGATCCTGCAGAGCAGCTCGGCGGTCATGGTCATGACGGTCGGCCTCGTTTCCGCAGGAAGCTTAACGTTCCCGCAAACAATCGGGATTATTCTTGGAACGAATATCGGATCCACCTTTACAGCAGAGTTCATGACCTTTTCCTTGGATCGTTGGATCATTCCCGGTGTCGTAAGCGGCGCTTTCCTTTGCTTCATGCCAAAAGCATTACCGAGAAGCATAGGGATGTCCCTGATTGGAATCTCGGCCATCTTCGCGGCGATGAGCGGTTTTAAAATGCTTTCGACACCGATTGCAGCCTATTCTTCGATACAAACGCTCATCCATTACATAGAGGGCCATATGATTTATGCCCTATTAGCCGGGATATTATTAACCGCACTCATTCACTCCAGTTCGGCAACCATCGGGATAGCCATGAGCTTTTTGATGAACGGGGAGTTATCCGTCTCCTCCGCAATCATCATCATGCTCGGATCGAATATTGGCACTTGCATCACCGGATACATGGCCAGCATCGGTTCTGGCAGACAAGCTGCCTTCACAGCTTATGCACATATTTGGCTAAACGTCATCGGGGTTGCCGCTTTCCTGCCTTTTGTGGATATTCTGGAAAGCGCTGCTGCCTTTTTCACCGAAAACAAAGGGACACAGCTCGCCCATGCCAGTGTCATTTTCAATATCTTGACTTCTTTGGCCGTCTTGCCATGCGCACGGCAATTCTCCAACCTCATTCTTTTGGTGCATCGGCAACACTTAAAGAAATAA
- the deoC gene encoding deoxyribose-phosphate aldolase — translation MSQNVAGLIDHTLLKADATKEQIKVLCEEAREYNFASVCVNPTWVKYASELLEGSEVKVCTVIGFPLGATTPETKAFETKDAISNGAHEVDMVINIGALKDKDDELVERDIRAVVAASTGKALSKVIIETSLLTDEEKVRACELALKAGADYVKTSTGFSTGGATVEDITLMRKTVGPDIGVKASGGVRNTSDAQKVIEAGATRIGASAGVSIVKGLTADSDY, via the coding sequence ATGTCACAAAATGTAGCAGGTTTAATTGACCACACGTTATTAAAAGCAGATGCAACCAAAGAGCAAATAAAGGTATTATGCGAAGAAGCGAGAGAGTATAACTTTGCTTCCGTATGCGTGAACCCAACTTGGGTGAAATATGCAAGCGAACTTTTGGAAGGTTCAGAAGTGAAAGTTTGTACCGTTATCGGCTTCCCTCTAGGTGCAACCACACCGGAAACCAAAGCTTTTGAAACGAAAGACGCCATCTCCAATGGCGCTCATGAAGTCGATATGGTGATCAATATCGGCGCATTGAAGGACAAGGATGATGAGTTGGTAGAGCGGGATATTCGTGCTGTTGTAGCGGCATCAACTGGTAAGGCTCTGTCAAAAGTGATCATTGAAACTTCTTTATTGACTGATGAAGAAAAAGTCCGTGCATGTGAATTGGCCTTAAAAGCCGGAGCGGATTATGTGAAAACATCAACTGGTTTTTCGACCGGCGGAGCGACTGTTGAAGATATCACGCTTATGAGAAAAACAGTTGGCCCGGATATCGGTGTCAAAGCTTCAGGCGGAGTCCGCAACACGAGCGATGCCCAGAAAGTGATTGAAGCTGGTGCAACAAGAATTGGTGCGAGTGCAGGTGTCTCAATCGTAAAGGGCTTAACGGCTGATTCCGATTATTGA
- the mtaB gene encoding tRNA (N(6)-L-threonylcarbamoyladenosine(37)-C(2))-methylthiotransferase MtaB, which yields MATVAFHTLGCKVNHYETEAIWQLFKTGGYDRVEFENTSDVYVINTCTVTNTGDKKSRQVIRRAIRKNPNAVIAVTGCYAQTSPAEIMAIPGVDIVVGTQDRVKLLDYIEQFKVEREPINAVGNIMKNRVYEELDVPAFTDRTRASLKIQEGCNNFCTFCIIPWARGLMRSRDPKEVVNQAEQLVEAGYKELVLTGIHTGGYGDDLKDYNLAMLLRDLEKVDGLKRIRISSIEASQITDEIIEVLTNSKKVVRHLHIPIQSGSDTVLKRMRRKYTMDFFGDRIEKLKIALPGLAVTSDVIVGFPGETEEEFMETYNFIEKYKFSELHVFPYSKRTGTPAARMEDQVDEDVKNERVHRLITLSDQLAKEYASRFEGEVLEVIPETKLENGLYEGYSDNYMKVVFPASEEMVGEIVKVKISKSGYPFSEGQFVTVVKDFPLQQASNI from the coding sequence ATGGCAACGGTCGCTTTCCATACATTAGGCTGTAAAGTGAATCATTATGAAACAGAGGCTATATGGCAATTATTCAAAACTGGAGGATATGATCGTGTTGAGTTTGAAAATACATCCGATGTATATGTCATCAACACATGCACGGTGACAAACACTGGCGATAAGAAGAGCCGTCAGGTCATCCGTCGGGCCATTCGTAAAAATCCGAATGCCGTCATAGCGGTAACGGGATGTTACGCACAGACATCACCGGCAGAAATCATGGCCATACCAGGTGTGGATATTGTTGTAGGAACACAGGACAGGGTTAAACTCCTTGATTACATCGAGCAATTCAAGGTTGAGCGTGAGCCAATCAATGCCGTAGGGAATATCATGAAAAACCGTGTCTACGAAGAGTTGGATGTACCTGCTTTTACAGACCGTACACGAGCTTCACTTAAGATTCAGGAAGGTTGCAATAATTTCTGCACTTTCTGCATCATCCCTTGGGCCCGTGGCTTGATGCGTTCCCGCGATCCAAAGGAAGTCGTTAACCAAGCTGAACAGCTTGTCGAGGCAGGCTATAAAGAGCTAGTCCTCACCGGAATTCATACTGGCGGCTACGGAGACGATTTGAAAGACTATAATTTGGCGATGCTGCTGCGTGACTTGGAAAAAGTCGATGGATTGAAGCGTATCCGTATTTCATCCATCGAAGCCAGCCAGATTACAGATGAGATCATTGAAGTGCTGACGAACTCGAAAAAAGTGGTACGTCATTTGCATATACCAATCCAATCCGGTTCCGATACAGTTCTAAAACGGATGAGACGTAAATATACGATGGATTTCTTCGGGGATCGGATCGAGAAGTTGAAAATTGCGCTTCCGGGTCTTGCTGTTACCTCTGATGTCATCGTAGGTTTCCCAGGTGAAACAGAAGAAGAATTCATGGAGACATATAACTTTATAGAAAAATATAAATTCTCCGAACTTCATGTTTTCCCTTATTCAAAACGGACAGGGACGCCGGCTGCCCGTATGGAAGATCAAGTGGATGAAGATGTCAAAAATGAACGCGTACATCGCCTTATCACGTTGTCGGATCAGCTGGCAAAAGAGTATGCCTCACGATTCGAGGGGGAAGTTCTTGAAGTCATTCCTGAAACGAAGTTGGAAAATGGCCTTTATGAGGGCTATTCCGATAATTACATGAAAGTCGTCTTCCCGGCTTCGGAAGAAATGGTCGGTGAAATCGTCAAAGTGAAGATTTCAAAGTCTGGCTATCCATTTAGTGAAGGTCAGTTCGTGACGGTCGTGAAGGATTTTCCGTTGCAACAAGCATCCAATATCTAA
- a CDS encoding 16S rRNA (uracil(1498)-N(3))-methyltransferase, which yields MQRYFLNDVDINGNTVTISGDDFHHIARVMRMGPGERIITVKGNGMTAVAEISEITDDAVIGTVSEWKNEEKELPVRVVIASGLPKGDKLEYIVQKGTELGAVEFIPFIAARSVVKWDHKKVGKKLERLQKISKEAAEQSHRTVIPAIKEPMTADQLADYATGFDHKLIAFEEVAKRGETSVLASVLKDITAGQSILFVFGPEGGLADKEIEKLTDAGFMACGLGPRILRTETAPLYALSAVSYHVELLR from the coding sequence GTGCAACGGTATTTTCTTAACGATGTAGACATCAATGGAAACACGGTGACGATATCAGGCGATGATTTTCACCATATCGCAAGGGTGATGAGAATGGGACCAGGGGAGCGGATCATTACGGTAAAAGGTAATGGTATGACAGCTGTCGCGGAAATTTCGGAAATTACTGATGATGCTGTTATAGGGACAGTTTCCGAATGGAAGAATGAAGAAAAGGAACTTCCTGTAAGGGTTGTGATAGCGAGCGGTCTGCCTAAAGGGGATAAGTTGGAATATATCGTTCAAAAGGGCACTGAACTGGGTGCTGTTGAATTTATCCCTTTTATTGCTGCTCGTTCGGTGGTAAAATGGGACCACAAAAAGGTAGGTAAGAAATTGGAGAGGCTCCAGAAGATTTCAAAAGAGGCGGCTGAGCAATCTCACCGCACGGTTATCCCTGCCATCAAGGAACCGATGACGGCAGATCAGCTAGCTGATTATGCAACTGGTTTCGATCATAAATTAATCGCTTTTGAAGAAGTGGCAAAACGGGGGGAAACTTCTGTACTCGCTTCTGTCTTGAAAGATATTACCGCTGGGCAATCCATCCTATTCGTTTTTGGGCCTGAAGGTGGTTTAGCAGATAAGGAAATTGAAAAACTGACTGATGCCGGTTTTATGGCTTGCGGTCTTGGACCAAGAATATTAAGAACTGAAACAGCACCTTTATATGCACTTTCCGCTGTTTCTTATCATGTAGAACTTTTGAGGTGA
- the prmA gene encoding 50S ribosomal protein L11 methyltransferase: MKWSEFAIQTTNEAVEPVSNILHEAGASGVVIEDPLELVKERENVFGEIYHLNPDDYPDEGVVIKAYLPVNSFLNDTVDAIKESINNLLLFDIDLGKNVVSISEVNEEEWATAWKKYYNPVKISERFTIVPTWEDYTPVSSDELIIELDPGMAFGTGTHPTTVMCIQALERTVRPGDLVVDVGTGSGVLSIAAALLDAKRIQSLDLDEVAVQSAIQNVEINNVQDKVSVSQGNLLDGVNEQADIVVANILAEVIMRFTDDVAKVVKPGGHFIASGIIQTKKQDVKDAIIASGFTVEETILMEDWVAIIAKRND; this comes from the coding sequence ATGAAGTGGTCTGAATTTGCAATCCAAACAACGAATGAAGCGGTTGAACCTGTTTCGAATATTCTTCATGAGGCAGGTGCGAGCGGTGTTGTCATTGAGGATCCTCTAGAATTAGTCAAGGAACGTGAAAATGTTTTTGGCGAAATCTACCACTTGAACCCAGATGATTATCCGGATGAAGGTGTAGTCATCAAGGCTTATCTGCCCGTTAACAGCTTCCTTAACGATACCGTTGATGCTATTAAGGAATCAATCAATAATCTCCTTCTTTTTGATATAGACCTTGGGAAAAATGTTGTTTCAATTAGTGAAGTGAATGAGGAAGAGTGGGCGACGGCTTGGAAAAAATATTATAACCCCGTCAAGATATCCGAACGTTTTACCATCGTGCCAACATGGGAAGACTACACTCCAGTAAGCAGTGACGAATTGATCATTGAACTTGATCCAGGCATGGCTTTCGGAACGGGTACACACCCGACGACGGTCATGTGCATCCAAGCGCTGGAGCGTACAGTACGGCCTGGGGATTTAGTCGTTGATGTAGGAACGGGTTCTGGTGTTCTAAGCATTGCAGCTGCATTATTGGACGCAAAACGAATCCAGTCCCTTGATTTGGATGAAGTGGCAGTACAGTCAGCCATCCAAAACGTTGAAATAAATAACGTGCAGGATAAAGTGTCCGTTTCACAAGGCAATTTGCTGGATGGTGTGAATGAACAAGCGGATATCGTCGTGGCTAATATTCTTGCCGAGGTGATCATGCGTTTTACGGATGATGTAGCGAAAGTCGTTAAACCTGGCGGACATTTCATCGCTTCCGGAATCATTCAAACTAAGAAACAAGATGTGAAGGATGCGATTATAGCATCTGGTTTCACCGTTGAGGAAACGATCTTGATGGAAGATTGGGTGGCAATAATAGCGAAAAGAAATGATTAA
- the dnaJ gene encoding molecular chaperone DnaJ: MSKRDYYEVLGLSKSASKDEIKKAYRKLSKQYHPDINKADDAADKFKEIKEAYEVLSDEQKKAHYDQFGHTDPNQGFGGQDFGGFGGFEDIFSSFFGGGGRRRDPNAPRQGADLQYTMTLSFEEAAFGKETEIEIPREENCDTCKGSGAKPGTKVENCSHCHGTGQLNVEQNTAFGRIVNRRACHHCQGTGKIIPNKCSTCGGDGKVQKRKKIQVKVPAGIDDGQQLRVTGQGEPGINGGPAGDLYVVFHVRSHEFFERDGDDIYCEMPVTFAQAALGDEIEVPTLHGKVKLKIPAGTQTSTRFRLKGKGVPNVRGYGQGDQHVVVLVVTPKKLTEKQKDLLREFSDISGQGVDEQEDGFFSKVKRAFKDR, encoded by the coding sequence ATGAGTAAACGCGATTATTATGAGGTGTTAGGCCTTTCGAAAAGTGCTTCGAAGGATGAAATCAAAAAAGCGTATCGAAAGCTCTCCAAACAATATCACCCTGATATTAATAAAGCGGACGATGCTGCGGATAAATTCAAGGAAATCAAGGAAGCTTACGAAGTATTGAGTGACGAACAGAAAAAGGCCCATTATGACCAATTCGGACATACAGATCCCAATCAGGGCTTTGGCGGTCAGGACTTTGGCGGTTTCGGCGGTTTTGAAGATATTTTCAGTAGCTTCTTCGGTGGCGGCGGTCGCAGGAGAGATCCTAATGCACCGCGTCAAGGGGCGGATTTACAGTATACGATGACGCTTTCTTTTGAAGAGGCTGCATTCGGAAAAGAAACTGAGATTGAAATTCCGCGTGAAGAGAATTGTGATACATGTAAAGGATCCGGTGCCAAACCTGGTACAAAAGTGGAAAACTGTTCACATTGTCATGGAACCGGTCAATTGAATGTTGAACAAAACACAGCGTTCGGAAGGATTGTGAACCGGAGAGCATGTCACCATTGTCAAGGTACAGGAAAAATCATTCCTAATAAATGTTCAACATGCGGCGGCGACGGAAAAGTCCAAAAACGTAAAAAGATCCAAGTTAAGGTGCCGGCAGGAATTGATGATGGCCAGCAGTTGCGTGTAACCGGCCAAGGAGAGCCAGGAATCAATGGCGGTCCGGCAGGAGACCTGTATGTAGTCTTCCATGTACGCAGCCATGAATTCTTTGAGCGGGATGGCGATGATATTTATTGTGAAATGCCGGTTACGTTTGCCCAGGCAGCATTGGGCGATGAAATAGAAGTTCCGACGCTGCATGGAAAAGTGAAGCTGAAGATTCCTGCAGGTACACAAACAAGCACTCGTTTCCGTTTAAAAGGCAAAGGTGTTCCGAATGTAAGAGGGTATGGCCAAGGAGATCAGCATGTGGTCGTATTAGTGGTCACCCCTAAGAAATTAACGGAAAAACAAAAGGACTTGCTTCGTGAGTTCAGTGATATCAGCGGACAAGGCGTAGATGAACAAGAAGATGGCTTTTTCTCAAAAGTAAAGCGTGCTTTTAAAGATAGGTGA